A part of Diceros bicornis minor isolate mBicDic1 chromosome 32, mDicBic1.mat.cur, whole genome shotgun sequence genomic DNA contains:
- the ZNF821 gene encoding zinc finger protein 821 isoform X3 produces the protein MSRRKQTNPNKVHWDQVFAGLEEQARQAMMKTDFPGDLGSQRQAIQHLRDQDSSSSDSEGDEEETTQDEVSSHTSEEDGGVVKVEKELENAEQPVGGNEVVEHEVTENLNSDPLLGLCQCPLCQLDCGSREQLIAHVYQ, from the exons ATGTCCCGTcggaaacagacaaatccaaataaAGTTCACT GGGATCAAGTATTTGCTGGGCTAGAAGAGCAAGCCCGCCAGGCGATGATGAAAACTGATTTTCCTGGAGACCTTGGCAGTCAGCGACAAGCTATCCAACACCTAAGAGATCAGGACTCCAGTAGCA GTGACAGTGAGGGTGACGAAGAGGAAACCACACAAGATGAAGTCTCTTCCCACACATCAGAGGAAGATGGAGGGGTGGTCAAAGTGGAAAAAGAGTTAGAAAATGCAGAACAGCCTGTTGGTGGGAACGAAGTGGTGGAGCATGAG GTCACGGAGAATTTGAATTCTGACCCCTTACTTGGACTCTGCCAGTGTCCCCTTTGCCAGCTAGACTGTGGGAGTCGGGAGCAGCTCATTGCCCACGTGTACCAG TGA
- the ZNF821 gene encoding zinc finger protein 821 isoform X1, producing MSRRKQTNPNKVHWDQVFAGLEEQARQAMMKTDFPGDLGSQRQAIQHLRDQDSSSSDSEGDEEETTQDEVSSHTSEEDGGVVKVEKELENAEQPVGGNEVVEHEVTENLNSDPLLGLCQCPLCQLDCGSREQLIAHVYQHTAAVVSAKSYMCPVCGRALSSPGSLGRHLLIHSEDQRSNCAVCGARFTSHATFNSEKLPEVLNVESLPPAHSEGPSSAEGKDIAFSPPVYPAGILLVCNNCAAYRKLLESQTPSVRKWALRRQNEPLEVRLQRLERERTAKKSRRDNETPEEREVRRMRDREAKRLQRMQETDEQRARRLQRDREAMRLKRANETPEKRQARLIREREAKRLKRRLEKMDMMLRAQFGQDPSAMAALAAEMNFFQLPVSGVELDSQLLGKMAFEEQNSSSLH from the exons ATGTCCCGTcggaaacagacaaatccaaataaAGTTCACT GGGATCAAGTATTTGCTGGGCTAGAAGAGCAAGCCCGCCAGGCGATGATGAAAACTGATTTTCCTGGAGACCTTGGCAGTCAGCGACAAGCTATCCAACACCTAAGAGATCAGGACTCCAGTAGCA GTGACAGTGAGGGTGACGAAGAGGAAACCACACAAGATGAAGTCTCTTCCCACACATCAGAGGAAGATGGAGGGGTGGTCAAAGTGGAAAAAGAGTTAGAAAATGCAGAACAGCCTGTTGGTGGGAACGAAGTGGTGGAGCATGAG GTCACGGAGAATTTGAATTCTGACCCCTTACTTGGACTCTGCCAGTGTCCCCTTTGCCAGCTAGACTGTGGGAGTCGGGAGCAGCTCATTGCCCACGTGTACCAG CACACTGCAGCGGTGGTGAGCGCCAAGAGCTACATGTGTCCTGTCTGTGGCCGGGCCCTTAGCTCCCCAGGGTCATTGGGTCGCCACCTCCTAATCCACTCGGAGGACCAGCGGTCTAACTGTGCTGTGTGTGGAGCCCGTTTCACCAGCCATGCCACATTTAACAG TGAGAAACTTCCTGAAGTACTTAATGTGGaatccctgcccccagcccacagTGAAGGCCCCTCCAGCGCTGAGGGAAAGGACATTGCTTTTAGTCCTCCAGTGTACCCTGCTGGAATTCTGCTTGTGTGCAACAACTGTGCTGCCTACCGTAAGCTTCTGGAATCCCAGACACCCAGTGTACGCAAGTGGGCTCTCCGTCGACAGAACGAGCCTTTGGAAGTACGGCTGCAGCGGCTGGAACGAGAGCGCACGGCCAAGAAGAGCCGGCGGGACAATGAGACCCCCGAGGAGCGGGAGGTAAGGCGCATGAGGGACCGCGAGGCCAAGCGCCTGCAGCGCATGCAGGAGACAGACGAGCAGCGGGCACGCCGGCTGCAGCGAGATCGGGAGGCCATGAGGCTGAAGCGGGCCAATGAAACCCCAGAGAAGCGGCAGGCCCGACTTATCCGGGAGCGGGAGGCCAAGCGGCTCAAGAGGAGGCTAGAGAAAATGGACATGATGTTGCGAGCTCAGTTTGGCCAGGACCCTTCTGCCATGGCAGCCTTAGCAGCCGAAATGAACTTCTTCCAGCTACCTGTGAGTGGGGTGGAATTGGACAGCCAGCTCCTGGGCAAGATGGCCTTTGAAGAGCAGAACAGCAGCTCTCTGCACTGA
- the ZNF821 gene encoding zinc finger protein 821 isoform X2 encodes MSRRKQTNPNKVHCDSEGDEEETTQDEVSSHTSEEDGGVVKVEKELENAEQPVGGNEVVEHEVTENLNSDPLLGLCQCPLCQLDCGSREQLIAHVYQHTAAVVSAKSYMCPVCGRALSSPGSLGRHLLIHSEDQRSNCAVCGARFTSHATFNSEKLPEVLNVESLPPAHSEGPSSAEGKDIAFSPPVYPAGILLVCNNCAAYRKLLESQTPSVRKWALRRQNEPLEVRLQRLERERTAKKSRRDNETPEEREVRRMRDREAKRLQRMQETDEQRARRLQRDREAMRLKRANETPEKRQARLIREREAKRLKRRLEKMDMMLRAQFGQDPSAMAALAAEMNFFQLPVSGVELDSQLLGKMAFEEQNSSSLH; translated from the exons ATGTCCCGTcggaaacagacaaatccaaataaAGTTCACT GTGACAGTGAGGGTGACGAAGAGGAAACCACACAAGATGAAGTCTCTTCCCACACATCAGAGGAAGATGGAGGGGTGGTCAAAGTGGAAAAAGAGTTAGAAAATGCAGAACAGCCTGTTGGTGGGAACGAAGTGGTGGAGCATGAG GTCACGGAGAATTTGAATTCTGACCCCTTACTTGGACTCTGCCAGTGTCCCCTTTGCCAGCTAGACTGTGGGAGTCGGGAGCAGCTCATTGCCCACGTGTACCAG CACACTGCAGCGGTGGTGAGCGCCAAGAGCTACATGTGTCCTGTCTGTGGCCGGGCCCTTAGCTCCCCAGGGTCATTGGGTCGCCACCTCCTAATCCACTCGGAGGACCAGCGGTCTAACTGTGCTGTGTGTGGAGCCCGTTTCACCAGCCATGCCACATTTAACAG TGAGAAACTTCCTGAAGTACTTAATGTGGaatccctgcccccagcccacagTGAAGGCCCCTCCAGCGCTGAGGGAAAGGACATTGCTTTTAGTCCTCCAGTGTACCCTGCTGGAATTCTGCTTGTGTGCAACAACTGTGCTGCCTACCGTAAGCTTCTGGAATCCCAGACACCCAGTGTACGCAAGTGGGCTCTCCGTCGACAGAACGAGCCTTTGGAAGTACGGCTGCAGCGGCTGGAACGAGAGCGCACGGCCAAGAAGAGCCGGCGGGACAATGAGACCCCCGAGGAGCGGGAGGTAAGGCGCATGAGGGACCGCGAGGCCAAGCGCCTGCAGCGCATGCAGGAGACAGACGAGCAGCGGGCACGCCGGCTGCAGCGAGATCGGGAGGCCATGAGGCTGAAGCGGGCCAATGAAACCCCAGAGAAGCGGCAGGCCCGACTTATCCGGGAGCGGGAGGCCAAGCGGCTCAAGAGGAGGCTAGAGAAAATGGACATGATGTTGCGAGCTCAGTTTGGCCAGGACCCTTCTGCCATGGCAGCCTTAGCAGCCGAAATGAACTTCTTCCAGCTACCTGTGAGTGGGGTGGAATTGGACAGCCAGCTCCTGGGCAAGATGGCCTTTGAAGAGCAGAACAGCAGCTCTCTGCACTGA